One region of Mangifera indica cultivar Alphonso chromosome 3, CATAS_Mindica_2.1, whole genome shotgun sequence genomic DNA includes:
- the LOC123212039 gene encoding uncharacterized protein LOC123212039, which translates to MPKHGNCSAGTYKQPSYIPLSYPSSFSLSLTSSSKHKHYFHADMTTVTITKLPLLLKPFFLSLFLSLFFLLLFAFSQTPHHRNPTLQSTSTQHSKNASHDLRIRPGYSSYDAYIQRQLNKTLNPKLRKIWTTRDWDRKVSVFANFFQSLKQRNLLSNNSKALSIGARVGQEVAALKQVGVSDAVGIDLVPYPPLVVKGDFHAQPFENETFDFEFSNVFDHALYPWKFVGEIERTLKPGGICVLHVAISRRADKYSANDLYSVKPLVELFKGSELVEVRKDVDGFGLDTEVVFRKKHKN; encoded by the coding sequence ATGCCCAAACATGGAAATTGCAGCGCAGGCACATATAAACAACCATCTTATATTCCCCTTTCTTATCCATcctcattctctctctctctcacttcGTCGTCAAAACACAAACACTATTTTCATGCAGACATGACGACCGTCACCATTACCAAACTACCCCTCCTCCTCAAGCccttcttcctttctctcttcctctccCTATTCTTCCTTCTCCTCTTCGCCTTTTCGCAAACGCCCCATCACCGGAATCCCACCCTTCAATCAACTTCAACACAGCACTCCAAAAACGCCTCCCACGACCTCCGTATCCGACCCGGTTACTCATCCTACGATGCGTACATCCAGCGTCAGTTAAACAAAACTCTCAACCCCAAGCTCCGGAAGATCTGGACCACCCGTGACTGGGACCGCAAGGTTAGCGTCTTCGCCAATTTCTTCCAAAGCTTAAAACAAAGAAACCTCCTTTCCAACAATTCAAAAGCGTTGTCCATCGGCGCGCGTGTCGGCCAAGAAGTGGCGGCACTTAAGCAGGTGGGCGTCTCCGACGCGGTGGGTATAGACTTGGTGCCGTATCCGCCGCTTGTTGTTAAAGGAGACTTCCACGCCCAGCCTTTTGAGAATGAGACTTTTGACTTTGAGTTCTCCAATGTGTTTGATCACGCTCTGTATCCGTGGAAATTTGTTGGGGAGATCGAACGGACCTTGAAGCCCGGCGGGATTTGTGTTCTGCACGTGGCGATTTCACGGCGAGCTGACAAGTATTCGGCTAATGATCTGTATAGTGTGAAGCCATTAGTTGAATTGTTCAAGGGGTCTGAATTGGTTGAAGTTAGGAAGGATGTTGATGGCTTTGGCCTTGACACAGAAGTAGTTTTtagaaaaaaacacaaaaattaa
- the LOC123212334 gene encoding DNA-(apurinic or apyrimidinic site) endonuclease, whose amino-acid sequence MKRFFKPIEKEGSAKKPTPSPLKKDGENNCETSQEENNNKEPLKFVTWNANSLLLRVKNNWAEFSKFVSNFDPDIIAIQEVRMPAAGSKDSPKNPGELKDDTKPSREEKQILIRALSSPPFGKYQIWWSLADSKYAGTALLVKKCFQPKIVSFSLDRTALKHEPDGRVILAEFENFRLLATYSPNNGWKEEENSFQRRRKWDNRMLEFVTKHSEKPLIWCGDLNVSHEEIDVSHPEFFSAAKLNGYIPPNKEDRGQPGFTLAERKRFGAILKEGRLIDAYRLLHKEKDMDGGFSWSGNPIGKYRGKRMRIDYFIVSEELKDRIVACEMQGHGIELEGFYGSDHCPVSLELSQANRDPPES is encoded by the exons ATGAAGCGATTTTTTAAACCAATAGAGAAGGAAGGATCAGCCAAGAAACCAACTCCTTCGCCTTTGAAAAAAGATGGTGAAAACAACTGTGAAACTTCACAAGAAGAGAATAACAACAAAGAGCCACTCAAGTTCGTGACTTGGAACGCCAATAGCCTGCTTCTTCGAGTCAAGAACAACTGGGCCGAGTTCTCTAAGTTCGTTTCTAATTTTGATCCTGACATTATTGCTATTCAG GAAGTGAGAATGCCTGCTGCTGGTTCCAAGGATTCGCCAAAAAACCCTGGAGAACTGAAAGATGATACAAAACCTTCCCGTGAGGAAAAACAG ATATTGATTCGTGCTCTTTCAAGTCCACCATTTGGAAAATATCAGATTTGGTGGTCTCTTGCAGATTCAAAGTATGCAGGGACAGCATTGTTGGTGAAGAAGTGTTTTCAACCAAAAATAGTCTCTTTCTCACTTGATAGAACag CTTTGAAGCATGAACCAGATGGCAGGGTCATTTTggctgaatttgagaatttccGTCTATTGGCTACCTATTCACCAAACAATGGTTGGAAAGAGGAGGAAAATTCATTTCAGAGGAGAAGAAAATGGGATAATAGGATGCTAGAGTTTGTTACGAAGCATTCTGAGAAGCCTCTTATATGGTGTGGTGATCTTAATGTAAG CCATGAAGAGATTGATGTGAGTCATCCTGAATTTTTCAGTGCTGCAAAGCTCAATGGTTACATTCCTCCAAATAAAGAG GATCGTGGGCAGCCTGGATTTACTCTTGCTGAGAGGAAGCGCTTTGGTGCTATACTGAAAGA GGGTAGGCTAATAGATGCTTACAGACTCCTACACAAGGAAAAGGATATGGATGGTGGCTTCTCATGGTCTGGAAATCCAATTGGAAA GTATCGAGGTAAAAGAATGAGAATAGACTATTTCATAGTCTCAGAAGAACTCAAAGATCGAATTGTTGCATGTGAAATGCAGGGGCATGGAATTGAATTAGAAG GTTTTTATGGGAGTGACCATTGCCCAGTTTCCCTTGAGCTTTCACAAGCCAATCGAGATCCTCCCGAAAGTtga
- the LOC123212038 gene encoding CBBY-like protein, which yields MMASSTAAFSLSLSAFSSLTSINSQRRILIFSCKSHEKTALSSSLFGSKICVNEATRSKPMNMRNSRVTCSASSTALPSALLFDCDGVLVDTEKDGHRISFNDTFNEKELGVTWDVDLYGKLLKIGGGKERMTAYFNKTGWPEKAPKSEEERKEFIASLHKRKTELFMALIEKKLLPLRPGVAKLIDQALEKGVKVAVCSTSNEKAVSAIVSCLLGPERADKIKIFAGDVVPRKKPDPAIYILASNTLGVDPSSCVVVEDSAIGLAAAKAAGMKCIVTKSSYTADEDFLNADAVFDCIGDPPEERFDLTFCGSLLQKQFVS from the exons ATGATGGCATCTTCAACAGcagctttctctctctctttatccGCGTTTTCTTCTTTAACATCTATTAACTCTCAAAGGAGGATTTTGATTTTCAGCTGCAAATCCCATGAAAAGACTGCCTTATCATCTTCTTTGTTTGGTAGCAAAATATGTGTTAACGAAGCAACAAGAAGCAAACCAATGAACATGAGAAATAGCAGAGTCACTTGCTCGGCTTCTTCCACTGCTCTTCCATCTGCTCTTCTCTTTGACTGCGATGGTGTGCTCGTGGATACCGAGAAGGATGGACACCGGATTTCTTTCAATGATACTTTCAATGAA AAAGAATTAGGTGTTACCTGGGATGTGGATTTGTATGGCAAGTTGCTTAAAATTGGAGGCGGAAAAGAGAG GATGACAGCATACTTTAACAAGACAGGTTGGCCGGAGAAGGCACCAAAgagtgaagaagaaagaaaggaattCATAGCTTCTCTTCACAAGAGGAAAACAGAGTTGTTCATGGCCCTTATTGAGAAAAAGCTGTTACCTCTTCGACCTGGGGTTGCAAA GCTGATTGATCAGGCCCTGGAAAAAGGTGTAAAAGTTGCTGTGTGCAGCACCTCCAATGAGAAGGCG GTTTCTGCAATAGTTTCATGCCTGCTTGGACCAGAGCGAGCTGATAAAATCAAGATATTTGCTGGAGATGTGGTTCCTCGCAAAAAGCCTGATCCG GCCATCTATATATTAGCATCCAACACTCTGGGCGTTGATCCTTCAAG CTGTGTTGTGGTTGAGGATAGCGCTATAGGACTAGCAGCTGCTAAAGCTGCAGGAATGAAGTGTATAGTAACAAAGAGCAG TTACACAGCCGATGAGGATTTCTTGAATGCAGATGCAGTCTTTGATTGCATTGGAGATCCTCCTGAAGAAAGGTTTGACTTGACTTTTTGTGGAAGCCTTCTTCAGAAGCAGTTCGTTAGTTAG
- the LOC123212333 gene encoding stemmadenine O-acetyltransferase-like translates to MEIQIISRETIKPSSPTPDHLRDYKLSVLDQLCPEVHFPIILFYSSAGKDTTKTSLHLKNSLSEILTHYYPLAGRVKDDYTVDCNDKGALFIEANVSSQMSDILKRPEKDVIVQLLPYKVHEKIIGDPVNLSVQVNYFACGGVAIAVGFNHRIADATAAANFVKNWAKVANPSINEEIKNVIFDCTSFFPPQDLVELRKSSLFQGQYASTDPNAISKRFTFEATKIAALKEEIGKIADSVDLPTRFEAVSAVMMNAITAMDKDPTHFVGLIPVNLRNRMKPEIPGDCMGCVSQMTMTSWSNMETGVGSNSIAGDLHEAIKMLDDNFVREFHASGGYMNFVNSLPVDEMVSKKIKMKSFVITSWCRLPWYETDFGLGKPLWMWVTSAARNENIAILIDNINGNGIDAWVGLSKEEMVKFEQDPMIKKYASFETGI, encoded by the coding sequence ATGGAAATCCAAATCATTTCTAGAGAAACCATCAAGCCATCTTCTCCAACGCCTGACCATTTAAGAGACTATAAGCTTTCTGTTCTTGATCAGCTATGTCCTGAAGTTCACTTCCCGATCATTCTCTTTTACTCTTCTGCAGGCAAAGATACCACTAAAACTTCTCTCCACCTGAAAAACTCCCTCTCGGAAATACTCACCCACTATTACCCTTTAGCAGGACGTGTGAAAGATGATTACACTGTCGACTGTAACGATAAAGGTGCCCTCTTCATTGAAGCCAATGTCAGTAGCCAGATGTCTGACATTCTTAAACGACCGGAGAAGGATGTGATCGTGCAACTGCTGCCATACAAAGTGCATGAAAAGATAATTGGTGATCCCGTCAACCTGAGCGTGCAGGTGAATTACTTTGCTTGCGGCGGTGTTGCGATTGCAGTAGGGTTTAACCACCGGATTGCTGATGCAACAGCTGCAGcaaactttgttaaaaactGGGCTAAGGTAGCTAATCCAAGTATCAATgaggaaataaaaaatgtgatatttgATTGCACTTCTTTCTTCCCTCCGCAAGATTTGGTAGAATTGAGGAAGAGTAGTCTTTTCCAAGGTCAATATGCATCGACGGACCCAAACGCTATATCAAAGAGGTTTACATTTGAAGCTACTAAGATCGCTGCTCTGAAAGAAGAAATTGGTAAAATTGCAGACTCAGTGGATCTTCCAACACGTTTCGAGGCAGTGTCGGCTGTTATGATGAATGCTATAACAGCAATGGATAAAGATCCAACTCATTTTGTGGGATTAATTCCAGTGAATCTCCGAAACAGAATGAAGCCAGAAATACCGGGGGATTGTATGGGGTGTGTGAGTCAAATGACGATGACAAGCTGGTCGAACATGGAGACAGGAGTTGGGAGTAACAGTATAGCGGGAGATCTTCACGAAGCTATAAAGATGCTGGATGATAATTTTGTGAGAGAGTTTCATGCATCAGGAGGGTACATGAATTTCGTGAACAGTTTACCAGTTGATGAAATGGTGagcaaaaagattaaaatgaaGTCCTTTGTGATAACTTCATGGTGCAGACTTCCATGGTATGAAACAGATTTTGGGCTGGGAAAGCCATTGTGGATGTGGGTAACCTCAGCGGCAAGGAATGAAAATATTGCCATTCTCATTGACAATATCAATGGCAATGGAATCGATGCCTGGGTTGGCTTGTCAAAGGAAGAAATGGTCAAATTTGAACAGGATCCGATGATCAAGAAATACGCTTCTTTCGAAACAGGCATATGA